The Streptomyces sp. NBC_00459 DNA segment GTTGCTGTGCGCGGAAGAACGCGGGCACCGTCGTGGGCGCGGCAGCGGCAGCAGGACGCAGGGCCGAACCGTTACGGCTCCTGCTGGCCGACCGCCGTGACCGGGGGCCTGGCCGGGACAGTCCACGGGAGTTCGATCGACACCGTCTTGCCGCCCTCGCGGGTCGGGCGGACGCGCAGTTTGCCGCCCGACTCGGCGGTGAGCCAGCGGATGATGACCATCCCGCGGCCGTTGTCCTGCTGCACGGCGGCGGGCAGGCGTTTGGGGAAGCGCGGGTGACTGTCGGTCACTCCGATGCGCAGGTGTTCGTCACGTTCGAGGGCGATGTCCACCGTGAAGGTGGGTGACAACCCGAAGGTGTGCTGCACGGCGTTGGTGGCGAGTTCCGAGACGATCAGGCGGATACTGTCGGCGGCTTCGGTGTCACCCGACAGGCCCCATTCCGCCAGCACGTTGGCCACATACGCGCGGGCGGCGGAGACCGAGGCGGGATCGCTCGGCAGAGTGACGGATGCTTCCAGGTGGTCTGCCATGGCGACGTCGTCCCTTTCCCACAGGACCGCGGCCCGACACGGAGCGGCTGGTTCGAGTACGGTCCCGGACTGGTGCTTCGCGCCAGACTGCCATTCCCGCGCCGGTCACGGGGTGCGATCCACCAAGATATGCATATATCTGTCGCTCGAAGCGGTGAACTCTGCGACCCCAGAGCGTATTTGGGCGGCTCATTAGGAGTAAGGAGTGGCCCATGCAGTACGGTCCCGCCGTGCGCCGCCGAAAACTGGGTGCCGAACTGCGCGCGCTGCGTGCCAGGGCCGGCCTCACAAGCGGTGAGGCGGCCCGTCTGGTGGGCTGGCATCAGTCGAAGGTGAGCCGGATCGAGACAGGATCGAGCGGGGTGAAACCGGCGGACGTCCGGTTACTGCTGGACGCCTACGAGGTCCCGGACGGCGAGGCGCGCGAACTGCTGCTCGTACTGGCGGGCGGTGAGCACGGCGGCCGGCACCACTGGTGGCACGCCTACCGTGGCGTACTGCCGCCCACCTACCGGGATTTCATCAGCCTGGAGTCGCAGGCCAGCACCATGCGCACGCTGGAGACCTCGGTGGTCCCGGGGCTGCTGCAGACCCCGGAGTACGCCCGCGCGATGACCCGGGCCGCCGTGGACAGCCTGGAGGAGACGCGGCTCGACGCCCTGGTCGAGGTGCGGCTGGCCCGCCAGGACGTGCTGCGTTCGGATCCGCCGCTGGCGCTGAGCGCGGTCCTCGACGAGGCTGTGCTGCGCCGTGAAGTGGGCGGACCGGAGGTGATGACGCGCCAGCTGGACCGGCTCGTAGCGGCGGCCCGCCTGCCCCAAGTACGGCTCCAGATCCTGCCGTTCGCCGCAGGGGCATACATCGGCATCACTGGTCCTTTCGTTATCTTCTCTTTTCCGAGCACTTCTGACCTAGATGTGGTTGTTCTCGACCAGATGGTGAGTAGCCTCTACCTCGAACGGAAAGAAGACCTCCAGGCCTACAGCGAGGCCTTCAACACCCTTCAGATCCACGCCCTTTCGCCCGAGGATTCGTTGGATTTCATCGCCGGTCTGAATCACGGCGTGTAAGGAGGCACCATGTCAGCATTGCCTCGGAACGTACCGTCCGTCGTCGAACCACCCGGTGTGCGGTGGCTGCGCAGCAGCTACAGCACCGGCGCGAACAACTGTGTGGAGACGGCCCGTCCGGACACCGAAGTCCCGGCCGGACCGCTCGCCGTACGCGACTCCAAGAACACGACAGGGCCCGTCCTGCTCTTCTCCCC contains these protein-coding regions:
- a CDS encoding helix-turn-helix domain-containing protein, which produces MQYGPAVRRRKLGAELRALRARAGLTSGEAARLVGWHQSKVSRIETGSSGVKPADVRLLLDAYEVPDGEARELLLVLAGGEHGGRHHWWHAYRGVLPPTYRDFISLESQASTMRTLETSVVPGLLQTPEYARAMTRAAVDSLEETRLDALVEVRLARQDVLRSDPPLALSAVLDEAVLRREVGGPEVMTRQLDRLVAAARLPQVRLQILPFAAGAYIGITGPFVIFSFPSTSDLDVVVLDQMVSSLYLERKEDLQAYSEAFNTLQIHALSPEDSLDFIAGLNHGV
- a CDS encoding DUF397 domain-containing protein, translating into MSALPRNVPSVVEPPGVRWLRSSYSTGANNCVETARPDTEVPAGPLAVRDSKNTTGPVLLFSPESWEGFLTAFR
- a CDS encoding ATP-binding protein, which gives rise to MADHLEASVTLPSDPASVSAARAYVANVLAEWGLSGDTEAADSIRLIVSELATNAVQHTFGLSPTFTVDIALERDEHLRIGVTDSHPRFPKRLPAAVQQDNGRGMVIIRWLTAESGGKLRVRPTREGGKTVSIELPWTVPARPPVTAVGQQEP